In one window of Plasmodium cynomolgi strain B DNA, chromosome 13, whole genome shotgun sequence DNA:
- a CDS encoding DNA repair helicase (putative), with amino-acid sequence MEGKIHKKYKVVKNEDVNHRYTINDVEVYFPYELYDCQYNYMLSVLNALKKKENAILESPTGTGKTLCLLCASISYLVDVMEKKGAFSENINITENKKNISFDFKENENSKGSPAKVAPPSDFPKIIYASRTHSQLKQVIKELKNVYFIKNNEKYKLLTTILGSRDQLCVHNINYNYKGTMLNNMCKRTRKNGECMYHNGLKYLYKLKHLFTTPMDVETLSEIGKGNSVGQNIHFCPFYATREIQNECHVILLPYNYLFEESTRKILKLNLENSIIIIDEGHNIETVAEEAVSFKIRDSELNLFLEGIKATLTVLDKVNDVDKETKDKVNVDQLFILNRSITALISWLDNERLEKNEKNKVKEKHKTYEGKQIFDIFEKNNINITKDNFENFHTLLSSMVELLNRYINDFKISQMDVKNITKYISTIDNIRKSFSILFSDIVRNCIEYFQLYINEEKVAYSECGDVNKVYDNMKKFAKNKTKIVYDKYNYTMSKNISLLCFSATASLCGIIKEKVNSVIVTSGTLSPIEPFSKQLSGNYFSFKHILENDHVIKSHQLFVGCMTHYNNQILLSTYENRSNDNYMKALGNCIFDLIICIPYGVLIFFSSYSSMTETVNAWKKFKIFEKINSYKTIFVEPNKAAELKDILDQYENIIKKKRKGAILMGVCRGKISEGIDFKDDCCRGVIICGLPYGNVYDSKIIFKKEFLDNFKYESSGNDMIGGANGGGVQSNNTTLSNISKGNKWYNEEAMRSINQSIGRVIRHKNDYGSIFFLDSRFSNNQRIKEISKWVRTHFRIYRDIEQIQSDIDKFFELFKGIQQNNLDLSASASAGENTKGEWNSSSASGNTSSQIQKIGKNFQDCYIKSSNDKTNRNKHSMAQNKFVFNPIKKMKNQPKILSMIQNITKGKNQEKNILIDDNKDLNIFKSGDEVGAEQAGGAKLSSTKQDNTKLDSTKLDNAKLLISSFREILSKDIYDQVFELIKDTKKMSSENKYELMISKILELVVQNFVQERREASEGGKVANGSAKQGEDGKEDSLKDTYAHSSATQHFNDVMTAHQLKIVWRMLVNLINNFFPVQEKEKCFFVLQKRFKERTTNFDELE; translated from the coding sequence ATGGAGGGTAAAATCCACAAGAAGTACAAAGTGGTGAAGAACGAAGATGTGAACCATCGGTACACTATCAACGACGTAGAGGTGTACTTCCCCTACGAGCTGTACGACTGCCAGTATAACTACATGTTGAGCGTTTTGAATGCactgaagaagaaggaaaatgcGATTTTGGAGTCCCCAACTGGGACGGGAAAGACGCTGTGTCTACTCTGCGCGAGTATTAGCTACCTGGTGGACGTGATGGAGAAGAAGGGAGCTTTCtcggaaaatataaacattacggagaataaaaagaatatatcaTTCGATTTTAAGGAGAATGAAAATAGTAAAGGTAGCCCAGCGAAAGTTGCCCCCCCGAGTGACTTCCCCAAAATAATTTACGCATCTAGAACCCACAGTCAGTTGAAGCAAGTTATaaaggagttaaaaaatgtatactttATTAAGAAcaatgaaaaatacaaactGCTGACAACTATTTTGGGTTCCAGAGACCAGCTATGTGTTCACAATATTAACTACAACTACAAAGGAACCATGTTGAATAATATGTGTAAGAGGACGAGGAAGAATGGAGAGTGCATGTACCACAATGGATTGAAGTACCTATACAAgttaaaacatttatttactaCCCCCATGGATGTGGAAACACTTAGCGAGATAGGAAAGGGGAACTCGGTAGGGCAAAATATCcatttttgcccattttacGCCACGAGGGAAATTCAGAATGAATGCCACGTAATTCTGCTTCCATATAACTACCTCTTCGAAGAAAGCACAAGGAAAATCCTCAAACTGAACTTAGAAAATAGCATCATTATAATTGACGAAGGGCACAATATAGAAACTGTTGCAGAAGAAGCGGTGTCCTTCAAAATTAGGGACTCCGAATTGAACCTCTTTCTGGAGGGCATCAAGGCTACGCTAACTGTGCTGGACAAAGTGAACGATGTTGATAAGGAAACGAAAGACAAAGTCAATGTGGACCAACTGTTCATACTGAATAGAAGTATCACAGCGTTGATCTCCTGGCTGGACAATGAAagattggaaaaaaatgaaaaaaataaagttaaagaaaaacataagACCTATgaagggaaacaaatttttgatattttcgaaaaaaataacataaacaTAACAAAggataattttgaaaattttcacactTTGCTGTCATCCATGGTGGAATTACTGAATAGATATATTAACGACTTTAAGATCTCACAGATGGACGTGAAAAATATCACCAAGTATATCTCTACCATTGATAACATCAGGAAATCGTTCAGCATCCTCTTTAGCGATATAGTGAGAAATTGTATTGAATATTTTCAACTGTACATTAATGAAGAGAAGGTGGCTTACTCTGAATGTGGTGATGTGAACAAAGTGTACGataacatgaaaaaatttgccaaGAATAAAACCAAAATTGTGTATGATAAGTATAACTACACCATGAGCAAGAATATATCACTTTTGTGCTTTTCCGCCACGGCTAGTTTATGTGgaattataaaagaaaaagtcaaTTCAGTTATTGTAACGTCGGGTACGTTGTCCCCAATCGAGCCGTTTTCCAAGCAACTTAGCGGGAATTATTTCTCCTTCAAACATATCCTTGAAAATGACCACGTGATAAAATCTCATCAACTATTCGTTGGCTGTATGACGCATTATAACAATCAAATTTTGCTGTCGACATATGAAAATAGGAGCAATGACAACTACATGAAAGCATTGGGGAATTGCATTTTCGACTTGATTATTTGCATCCCATATGGAGtgttaattttcttttcctcctacAGTTCTATGACCGAAACGGTGAAtgcttggaaaaaatttaaaatctTCGAAAAGATAAATTCCTACAAAACCATATTCGTGGAACCAAATAAAGCAGCAGAATTGAAGGACATCCTAGATCAGTACGAAAATATTatcaagaagaaaagaaaaggagccATTCTTATGGGAGTTTGTAGAGGAAAAATCTCGGAAGGAATAGACTTCAAGGATGACTGCTGTAGGGGAGTCATTATTTGTGGTTTGCCATATGGAAATGTGTATGAcagcaaaattattttcaagaAGGAATTTCTCGACAATTTTAAGTACGAATCTTCTGGAAATGATATGATTGGTGGGGCTAATGGAGGGGGTGTCCAATCAAACAACACCACTTTATCGAACATTTCCAAGGGGAACAAATGGTACAATGAAGAAGCAATGAGGTCGATCAACCAGTCTATAGGAAGAGTCATTCGACATAAAAATGACTACGGgtctattttctttttagatTCTAGATTTTCCAACAATCAGAGGATTAAGGAAATCTCCAAATGGGTCAGGACTCACTTTCGCATATATAGAGATATCGAACAGATACAAAGTGACATagacaaattttttgagCTCTTTAAGGGGATACAACAGAACAATCTGGACTTAAGCGCTAGTGCAAGTGCGGGGGAGAATACCAAGGGGGAGTGGAATAGCAGTAGTGCTAGTGGAAATACAAGTAGTCAAATCCAAAAAATCGGAAAGAATTTTCAAGACTGCTATATCAAGAGCAGTAACGACAAGACCAACAGGAACAAACACTCCATGGCACAAAACAAGTTTGTCTTTAACCCCATTAAGAAGATGAAAAATCAACCCAAAATACTTAGCATGATACAGAATATCACTAAGGGGAAAAACCAGGAGAAGAACATTTTGATCGATGATAACAAAGAcctgaacatttttaaaagtggtGATGAGGTGGGTGCGGAGCAGGCTGGTGGAGCTAAGCTCAGCAGCACCAAGCAGGACAACACCAAGTTGGACAGCACCAAGTTGGACAACGCCAAGTTGCTCATTTCATCATTTAGAGAAATCCTATCGAAGGATATCTACGACCAGGTTTTTGAGCTCATCAAGGATACCAAGAAGATGAGCAGCGAAAATAAGTACGAGTTGATGATTAGCAAAATTTTGGAGCTAGTCGTTCAGAATTTTGTTCAGGAGAGAAGGGAAGCCtcagaaggggggaaagtcGCAAATGGATCCGCTAAGCAGGGCGAAGATGGCAAGGAGGATTCCCTCAAAGATACATACGCCCACTCAAGTGCAACACAACACTTCAACGATGTAATGACTGCCCATCAGTTGAAGATCGTGTGGCGTATGCTGGTTAACCtcattaacaatttttttccagttcaagaaaaggaaaaatgtttttttgtccttcagAAGAGGTTTAAGGAGAGGACCACTAACTTTGACGAGTTGGAGAA
- a CDS encoding 40S ribosomal protein S8e (putative) — protein sequence MGISRDGRHKLRLTGGKKKIHKKKRKYELGRPPSNTKLGSRQVHIVRGRGRNYKYRAIKLDSGSFSWPAFGVSKITRIIDVVYNASNNELVRTKTLVKNCIVLIDSHPFTTWYENTFGVTLGKKKKGKTEEENKEENKAEGEENEENNEEKDEKAKSSYTVIKKIGKSKQIDPALLEQFKQGRVLACISSRPGQCGKADGYIIEGDELLFYKRKMDKKKRN from the exons ATGGGTATCAGCAGAGACGGCCGACACAAACTCCGCCTTactggtggaaaaaaaaaaatccacaagaagaagagaaagtATGAATTAGGAAGGCCCCCATCGAACACCAAGTTGGGCAGTAGACAAGTCCATATTGTtaggggaagaggaagaaattacAAGTACCGTGCAATCAAACTCGATTCAGGCAGCTTTTCTTGGCCAGCATTTGGAGTTTCAAAAATCACCAGAATTATCGACGTTGTTTATAATGCGTCCAACAATGAGCTGGTCAGAACAAAGACGTTGGTCAAAAACTGCATCGTTCTGATTGATTCCCATCCGTTTACTACATG GTACGAAAACACATTTGGTGTAACCctaggaaagaagaaaaaaggaaaaactgaaGAAGAGAACAAGGAGGAGAACAAAGctgaaggtgaagaaaatgaagaaaataatgaagagaaagatgaaaaggcaaaatcgTCATACACGGTAATTAAAAAGATAGGAAAATCCAAGCAGATCGACCCAGCTTTATTGGAACAGTTCAAACAGGGAAGAGTGTTAGCTTGCATCAGCAGCAGACCTGGACAGTGCGGCAAAGCTGATGGTTACATCATTGAGGGCGATGAGTTGCTATTTTACAAGCGTAAAAtggacaagaaaaagaggaattaA
- a CDS encoding hypothetical protein (putative) — MNGLGSASACNLGSFIHLRDLDDSELETQEKLKQAEAKKFALKYEENREDILRRITHSLRDNYSNDPSGGLQSYLSQKRHQVDSPITTDNSNVELIKNMSSTHGLLKIFLITFFASLVFFAFVVLIKYVYSKFKKHMENRLHKYSNGVEALNYLP; from the exons ATGAATGGCCTGGGGAGTGCGAGTGCGTGCAATTTGGGAAGTTTTATCCATCTGAGGGATTTAGACGATTCTGAATTGGAAACCCAAGAAAAACTAAAACAAGCGGAGGCGAAAAAGTTTGCCCTAAAATACGAAGAAAACAGAGAAg ACATCCTGCGAAGAATCACCCACAGCCTGAGGGACAACTACTCCAACGACCCGAGTGGCGGCCTCCAAAGTTACTTGTCTCAGAAGAGGCACCAAGTTGACTCCCCCATAACCACCGACAACTCCAATGTAGAACTTATAAAGAATATGAGCTCAACGCACGG CCTTTTGAAGATATTCCTCATAACCTTCTTCGCCTCCCTGGTGTTTTTTGCCTTCGtagttttaataaaatatgtgtacaGCAAATTCAAAAAGCACATGGAAAATCGGCTG CACAAGTACAGTAATGGAGTGGAAGCGCTAAACTACCTCCCCTAG